One genomic region from Acaryochloris thomasi RCC1774 encodes:
- the fabZ gene encoding 3-hydroxyacyl-ACP dehydratase FabZ yields MPTVTNPPSSPPATSPEADSSPAQEASTSLTIEQIQEVLPHRYPFLLIDRILERVHGERAVGIKNVTINEPFFQGHFPGRPIMPGVLIVEAMAQVGGVVLSDVPEMRGRLSLFAGIDKVRFRRQVVPGDQLVITVELLSIKRRRFGSMQSRAEVDGQLACQGELMFALVDN; encoded by the coding sequence ATGCCGACCGTAACTAACCCACCGTCTTCGCCACCCGCAACCAGCCCAGAGGCTGATTCATCTCCGGCACAAGAAGCCTCAACCTCGTTGACCATTGAACAAATTCAAGAGGTTCTTCCCCACCGCTATCCTTTTTTGCTGATTGATCGCATTCTAGAGCGCGTGCATGGTGAACGCGCCGTCGGCATCAAAAACGTCACCATCAATGAACCCTTCTTTCAAGGACATTTCCCAGGTCGCCCGATTATGCCGGGTGTTCTGATCGTGGAAGCCATGGCTCAGGTGGGCGGGGTTGTGCTATCCGATGTACCCGAGATGCGAGGTCGCCTATCTCTGTTTGCAGGAATTGATAAAGTTCGATTTCGGCGTCAGGTTGTACCAGGAGATCAGCTAGTGATCACGGTGGAGCTATTGAGTATCAAACGGCGCCGTTTTGGCTCCATGCAGTCTCGCGCAGAGGTTGATGGTCAACTCGCCTGCCAGGGAGAACTCATGTTTGCACTGGTTGATAATTAG
- the lpxA gene encoding acyl-ACP--UDP-N-acetylglucosamine O-acyltransferase — protein MTTLIHPTAVIHPSAQLDTTVQIGPYAVIGEHVKVGPQTKVGAHVVIDGWTEIGCDNQIFSGAVIGLEPQDLKYAGAESYVKIGDRNLIREYVTINRATAEQEVTQIGNDNLLMAYVHVGHNCLVENEVIIANAVALSGHVTLESRARISGVLGIHQFVHIGRLAMVGGMSRITRDVPPYMLIEGNPARIRSLNQVGLRRAGISEIANGEVQRSLKKAFRLLYRSGLTLNQALEQMAWLPEHELIQHLEHFLKQSQASGRRGLTPGRFGSLTH, from the coding sequence ATGACAACGTTGATTCATCCCACTGCCGTTATTCATCCCAGCGCTCAACTGGATACGACCGTTCAGATCGGGCCATATGCTGTGATTGGTGAGCATGTTAAAGTTGGCCCCCAGACTAAGGTGGGGGCACATGTTGTGATTGATGGCTGGACGGAGATTGGCTGTGATAATCAAATCTTCTCTGGCGCAGTGATTGGATTAGAGCCCCAGGATTTGAAATACGCTGGGGCTGAGAGCTACGTCAAAATTGGCGATCGCAACTTAATTCGCGAATACGTCACCATCAACCGAGCAACAGCCGAGCAGGAAGTCACTCAGATTGGCAATGACAATCTGCTGATGGCTTACGTCCATGTGGGCCACAACTGCTTGGTTGAGAACGAAGTCATTATCGCCAACGCCGTTGCCCTCAGCGGTCACGTCACCCTAGAATCTCGGGCACGAATTAGCGGTGTCTTAGGCATCCATCAGTTTGTCCATATTGGGCGCTTAGCCATGGTCGGCGGCATGAGCCGGATCACGCGGGACGTGCCACCCTACATGCTGATAGAAGGCAATCCAGCTCGGATTCGCTCTTTAAATCAGGTGGGACTCAGGCGAGCTGGCATCAGTGAAATAGCCAACGGCGAAGTTCAGCGCTCCCTCAAGAAAGCCTTTCGACTGCTCTATCGATCGGGCCTAACGCTCAATCAAGCACTGGAGCAGATGGCTTGGCTACCGGAACATGAGCTAATTCAGCATCTTGAGCATTTTCTCAAGCAGTCTCAGGCGTCTGGGCGACGGGGATTAACGCCCGGGCGTTTCGGCTCTCTGACCCACTAA
- the lpxB gene encoding lipid-A-disaccharide synthase — protein sequence MAHPCRILISTGEVSGDLQGSLLITALQTQAQQAQLELEIVALGGNRMAAAGAQLLGNTLSLGSVGLMESLRYVWPSLRLQRQVRQYLQTHPPDLVVLIDYAGVNLPMGRYLKRHFNVPILYYIAPQAWVVSNPTKATRQVVDLVDEVIAIFPREAQHFSENGASVTWVGHPLVDRMQQAPTREAARSQLGIPETQTAIALVPASRQQEIDYLLPTICAAARQIQTQSPQVHFWIPVSLDQYRPTILKAVEDYGLRATLTSESQLTLAAADVAIVKSGTVNLEAALLGIPQVVLYRLHPFSYWIFRHVLRYDIPFICPVNLVTGQLTVPELLQEQATPERVVAATLSLLKPQGRQQVLEGYEHLRKLLGEAGSVQRAAGRIVTYLINSEATACGVSE from the coding sequence ATGGCTCATCCCTGCCGCATCTTGATCAGCACCGGAGAAGTCTCGGGCGATCTGCAGGGCAGCTTGTTGATTACGGCCCTCCAGACGCAGGCCCAGCAGGCGCAGCTTGAGTTAGAGATCGTGGCCTTGGGCGGAAATCGCATGGCGGCTGCGGGTGCCCAACTGCTCGGAAACACTCTCAGTCTTGGTTCTGTCGGTCTCATGGAGTCTCTGCGCTACGTGTGGCCTAGCCTACGCCTGCAGCGACAGGTTCGTCAGTATCTGCAAACCCACCCTCCCGATCTGGTCGTGCTGATCGACTATGCGGGGGTCAATCTGCCCATGGGCCGATATCTGAAGCGTCATTTCAACGTTCCGATTTTGTACTATATTGCCCCCCAAGCCTGGGTTGTCTCGAACCCCACCAAAGCGACGCGGCAGGTGGTGGACTTAGTGGATGAAGTGATTGCCATTTTTCCCCGCGAGGCCCAACACTTTTCTGAGAATGGGGCCTCTGTGACCTGGGTGGGGCACCCCCTGGTTGACCGGATGCAGCAGGCACCAACTCGAGAGGCGGCTCGATCACAGCTCGGCATTCCTGAAACTCAAACAGCCATTGCCCTAGTCCCGGCCTCTCGGCAGCAGGAAATTGATTACTTGCTACCCACAATCTGCGCGGCGGCACGGCAAATTCAGACTCAGAGTCCCCAAGTCCATTTCTGGATTCCTGTTTCTTTGGATCAGTATCGGCCCACGATTCTAAAGGCGGTGGAGGATTACGGACTACGGGCTACGCTGACCTCAGAATCACAGCTCACCCTAGCAGCGGCAGATGTAGCAATTGTAAAATCAGGGACCGTCAATTTAGAAGCAGCCCTGTTAGGTATACCGCAGGTCGTACTCTATCGACTGCATCCCTTCAGCTACTGGATTTTTCGCCATGTGCTGCGATACGATATCCCGTTCATTTGTCCGGTGAATCTAGTGACGGGACAGCTCACCGTACCTGAATTGCTCCAGGAACAAGCGACCCCCGAACGGGTGGTCGCCGCGACGCTATCGCTGCTGAAGCCACAGGGCCGACAGCAAGTTTTAGAGGGCTATGAACATCTGAGAAAACTGCTGGGGGAAGCCGGGAGCGTTCAGCGAGCTGCGGGGCGGATAGTGACCTATCTTATTAATAGCGAGGCGACTGCTTGCGGAGTGTCTGAATAG
- the lpxC gene encoding UDP-3-O-acyl-N-acetylglucosamine deacetylase — MLPDPITVPQALSNMGVDSGTPMGSSDFIQTLRPTLEGCSAVESQHQQTLRSTLTLSGVGLHSGEVAQVQLCPAPPDAGRYFVRVDLPSAPRIPAQVKQVSQTVLSTELAQGDAAVRTVEHLLAALAGLGIDNVRIEINGPEVPLLDGSSLEWVQNIVDVGWVSQSVPRSQRSLKAPEIVQQDEAFVVALPSSKIQLSYGIDFPDTIIGCQWHSTHLSDFATEISPARTFGLASDVEMLQNRGLIKGGSLENALVCTQEGWLNPPLRYTNEPVRHKLLDLIGDLSLLGALPRVHVVAYKASHALHLQLARRLLQSTTLTQA, encoded by the coding sequence ATGCTCCCTGACCCCATCACCGTTCCGCAGGCTCTCTCTAACATGGGTGTAGATAGCGGAACACCGATGGGCTCATCTGATTTTATCCAGACCTTACGGCCGACCCTTGAAGGTTGCTCAGCCGTTGAATCCCAGCACCAGCAGACGCTGCGATCAACGCTGACTCTCTCTGGTGTGGGCCTCCATAGTGGTGAAGTAGCTCAGGTACAGCTCTGTCCTGCCCCTCCTGATGCAGGACGATATTTTGTACGGGTGGATCTGCCCAGCGCACCCAGAATTCCGGCCCAGGTTAAGCAGGTGAGTCAGACGGTTTTATCGACCGAACTGGCGCAAGGAGACGCCGCCGTTCGTACCGTTGAGCACTTACTCGCGGCACTGGCGGGCTTGGGCATCGATAATGTTCGGATAGAAATCAATGGCCCCGAAGTCCCTTTGCTTGACGGATCTTCTCTAGAGTGGGTGCAGAACATTGTTGATGTTGGTTGGGTTTCACAGTCGGTCCCTCGCTCGCAGCGCTCCTTGAAGGCACCTGAAATTGTGCAGCAGGATGAAGCATTTGTGGTCGCCCTGCCCTCATCGAAGATCCAATTGAGCTACGGGATTGATTTTCCCGACACCATTATTGGGTGCCAGTGGCATAGCACTCATCTATCAGATTTTGCTACAGAGATATCACCGGCTCGAACCTTTGGCTTAGCTTCTGATGTTGAGATGCTCCAGAACAGGGGGCTAATCAAAGGTGGTAGTCTAGAGAATGCTTTAGTCTGTACCCAAGAAGGCTGGCTTAACCCTCCCCTCAGGTACACCAATGAACCAGTCCGACATAAGCTGTTGGACTTAATTGGAGACTTAAGCCTATTGGGTGCTTTGCCCCGAGTTCATGTTGTGGCCTATAAGGCTAGTCATGCGCTCCACTTGCAACTGGCACGGCGCCTCTTACAGTCGACGACCCTGACACAGGCGTAG